From Mytilus galloprovincialis chromosome 9, xbMytGall1.hap1.1, whole genome shotgun sequence, the proteins below share one genomic window:
- the LOC143044902 gene encoding ionotropic receptor 25a-like isoform X1 — MASMLKTKEYLLCIYTCFLYLCNAQYTAHFGVFVDEENLQKFSDLTDSFFNQTDPSSSVSITLNFYNETPTLVLDDTYLTDDLAYKVNSTNGVVLIDVEKDTTGAMCHVAQWTNTSFVSLSSNIQEECTPTYYLQPSFREYLEMSLSLFQMSDSGYLEVILLTNTKFEIDTSVFVSDNDTLYSVRLYNMYNMNTSNLEHSLYTSLTDGATNRFIAIGTYTEIADILVTANNTANRKEDQWIAVPFDSFVCPGNITMFSFVCIVQFDANYTGNNNVNEHNYDVYLSQLWKAINTYVSNTLYVTQNLNEYLTTTINASNTSSQLNIIKYNNNGSSMTESLIGYWTRSNGLYTTEVAFSNISDNRLTVVLIHEPPFITKIETEDGVRYEGYTIDILDEIARRLSFEYSFHYVPDGEYGVLRSDGTWSGIIGEVARGAADIGIGPISVTAERETVIDFTAPYYDFAGLQLLMRDPTVYNDMFAFASAFTGIVWVTWFSIQISTAVILYFFHRLQLKTFAAKPQHNPFSFKECVWFVMGSITLAGADRSPITFSSRILVAGFWFFCQIMMGTYTANLAAFMTSSRLSYSIESLEDLSTQTSISYSVLKGTVGETYFSRMANIEKNFYDLWKEMSYESDNVGNFAVWEYPLGEKYTKIWNAIQATGLVQTTDDGIQKLLSDNFAYIHETPMIKYQMNRQCGLLTIGSPFSSKPYALVLQQNSLLLDSISKTILQMQSETIITELKDKWWKNSTITCPSTEGNQGLSMEAVGGIFIVMAIGCGISFLILFIELSWTRYKSVKQINKVKENENKMEMKDNHAFEDKDELGIPRKTDEDNLSVIDLNKYGYI; from the exons ATTTGGCTTACAAGGTTAACTCTACAAATGGAGTCGTTCTAATCGATGTTGAGAAGGATACTACTGGGGCCATGTGTCATGTGGCTCAATGGACGAATACATCCTTCGTTTCTTTGTCGTCCAACATACAAGAGGAGTGCACACCAACATATTATTTACAGCCCAGTTTCCGTGAATATCTTGAGATGTCTTTGTCGTTATTTCAAATGAGCGACAGTGGGTATCTAGAGGTTATTCTACTGACAAATACGAAATTTG aaattgatACATCCGTCTTTGTCAGTGACAACGATACCTTATACTCAGTCCGtctgtataacatgtacaacatgAACACTTCAAACCTAGAACATTCTCTGTACACTAGTTTAACTGATGGGGCAACTAATAGATTTATAGCCATTGGAACGTATACAGAAATTGCAGATATATTAGTAACA GCAAACAATACAGCCAATCGAAAGGAAGACCAATGGATTGCGGTTCCATTTGATTCATTTGTATGTCCTGGGaatattacaatgttttcctTTGTGTGCATTGTCCAGTTTGATGCCAATTATACGGGTAATAATAAT GTAAATGAGCATAATTACGATGTTTACCTTTCACAGTTATGGAAAGCAATTAACACCTACGTCAGCAACACGTTATACGTAACT CAAAACCTGAATGAGTatttaacaacaacaataaaCGCCAGCAATACCTCTTCCCAACTGAATATTATAAAGTATAACAACAATGGAAGTTCTATGACTGAATCATTG ATCGGCTATTGGACAAGATCGAATGGTTTGTATACCACGGAGGTTGCTTTTTCCAACATTTCAGATAATAGGTTAACTGTTGTTCTGATACAT GAACCTCCTTTCATAACTAAAATAGAAACAGAAGACGGTGTAAGATATGAAGGTTATACGATCGATATACTAGATGAGATAGCCAGACGACTTAGTTTTGAGTACTCTTTTCACTATGTCCCGGATGGAGAATATGGTGTTCTACGTTCTGATGGAACGTGGTCTGGTATCATTGGGGAAGTGGCAAGAGGG GCTGCAGATATTGGAATTGGACCTATATCTGTAACAGCTGAAAGAGAAACAGTCATAGATTTCACAGCTCCGTATTATGATTTTGCTGGACTGCAATTACTCATGCGCGACCCAACAGTGTACAATGACATGTTTGCCTTTGCATCAGCTTTCACAGGGATAGTTTGGGTTACATGGTTTAGTATTCAAATCAGCACGGCTGTGATACTGTACTTTTTTCATAGACTTCAGTTGAAAACGTTTGCTGCTAAACCACAACACAATCCGTTTAGCTTTAAAGAATGCGTATGGTTTGTTATGGGATCAATTACGTTAGCAg GTGCTGATCGCAGTCCTATTACATTTTCTAGTCGAATTCTAGTAGCTGGATTTTGGTTCTTCTGTCAAATAATGATGGGGACGTATACAGCCAATTTAGCCGCTTTTATGACGTCATCACGTTTGAGTTACTCGATCGAATCATTGGAGGATCTATCTACACAGACCTCGATATCATATTCTGTTTTAAAGGGAACCGTTGGTGAAACATACTTCAGTAGAATGGCTAATATCGAAAAGAATTTTTACGATTTATGGAAAGAAATGAGCTATGAATCTGATAATGTGGGTAATTTTGCTGTATGGGAATATCCTCTTGGAGAAAAGTATACGAAGATATGGAACGCCATTCAAGCCACTGGTCTAGTCCAAACAACGGACGATGGCATTCAAAAGCTTTTATCCGATAACTTTGCATACATTCACGAAACACCAATGATAAAGTATCAAATGAATAGACAGTGTGGACTTCTTACGATCGGAAGTCCTTTTAGTTCCAAACCGTATGCGCTAGTGTTACAGCAAAATTCCCTGCTTCTGGATTCAATATCGAAAAC AATATTACAAATGCAATCGGAAACAATTATAACTGAGCTAAAGGATAAGTGGTGGAAGAATAGCACGATTACCTGTCCGTCAACTGAAGGGAACCAGGGATTATCTATGGAAGCTGTTGGTGGCATATTTATCGTCATGGCAATTGGATGTGGGATTAGctttcttatactatttattGAGCTTTCTTGGACGAGATACAAAAGTGTAAAGCAAATCAACAAGGTTAAAGAAAACGAAAAT AAAATGGAAATGAAAGATAACCATGCATTTGAGGACAAAGATGAGCTGGGAATTCCACGTAAAACAGACGAAGATAACCTGTCAGTTATAGATTTAAACAAATACGGTTATATCTGA